A window from Triticum aestivum cultivar Chinese Spring chromosome 6D, IWGSC CS RefSeq v2.1, whole genome shotgun sequence encodes these proteins:
- the LOC123143264 gene encoding disease resistance protein RGA2 isoform X1: MAMILDAFAYYVQNMLTEMVKEEVHMLLGVGDDIDKMDVKLGDLKNFLADADRRNITDKSVQEWVGQLKRAMYEAADILDVCQLKAMERGSSTVDVGCFNPLLFCMRNPSHAHDIATRIKGLNKRLDTIKERSAAFSFINLGSYEDRSSKVHASHSGNTRRETSGEFDRSGIVGEKIEEDTRKLVEIMLTEKEGNANIMVVAIVGVGGIGKTTLAQKVFNDETVKAEFDNTIWLSINQDFDRVELLRTIITLAGGKHCGEKALAVLQPILTTALTGKKLLLVLDDVWSHEAWGDVLEIPLANTLVRGSRVLLTTRDERVARGMKAVLPYHHVDKLKEEDAWSLLKKQIVSSVTDIHEIDMLKDIGLQIVAKCDGLPLAIKVMGGLLCQKDNQHSDWKMVLDDSIWSVSGMPKELNHAVYLSYEDLPSCIKQCFLCYSLLPKAAKFLREDIIGMWISEGFLHGPSDDLEELGRKYYKELIQRNLIEPDSKYIDQLFCNMHDVVRSFAQFVARDEALAAHSGESNIVSKLCARKFLRLSLESKASGSDGLDWSSLQAQDTLRTLISVGHINMKPGNSLVHFPCLRTLHIESAHAALVESLHEFKHLRYLSLERSDIRRLPESIGKMKFLQYISLRGCQQFVELPHSIVNLGHLRYLNFQKTSINGIPRGFRVLTNLRKVNGFPARVDGDWCSLEELGPLCRLKYLEIQGLENVTASSFSAKAKLVEKLHLTNLCLTCGSRLGDDGLIEEETQQIEKVFDELCPPPSLNFLAIEGYFGRRHPKWMMSSSDMPLKNLRILMAEDLASCTQLPDGLCQLPYLEFLQIDRAPAIKRVGHEFLQSYHHQNPHPSKAVISFLRLHTMKLMGLVEWEEWKWEEQVQAFPALTELILFECNLNRLPPGLASQARALKVLSVQQVKGLISLENIASLIELQVIENFHLERITNLPRLQKLTITRCPKLKVLEGVPALQRLMLEDDYMETLPEYMGSINPRRLELYCSLALLASMAVAQSGLEWDKFSHIEHVKAYAHEGDNPRKWYALYTTNPYNLETNVNSSALMYRGTLFSLEDAQTFESVFKMTRRTFRYICSLVSLELNYMTCYTFADGRELSLQDLVAIVLRRLYSSEPPETIGSTVGVNESTVLLVTESFVAVLCNRAKHHLLWPDSSRMYKIKSMFDKIHNMNNCCGVICTTRIPFGPNRDSEYYCSVIMQVIIDPEMRFTNIWLASTGSMNPFSILHNSSLFNECQKGDLLNGNKLKVALDGSEVGEYIIGDVEYPLLPWLLTPYKEEELSDSKVEFNRRHSAATTCMLNNVLARFKGTWKYLQEETWWPVNPDTLSNIINACCILHNIVIDMEDDAAMPSSEAEDWSYHQQVRQLANEDAVRARDMLSQFFLARMSSELGVGTVDAEEDHELAATGSGDENKEQEAETKSAEEERQC, from the exons atggCGATGATCCTAGATGCCTTTGCATACTATGTGCAAAATATGCTCACGGAGATGGTGAAGGAAGAAGTGCACATGCTGCTTGGAGTCGGAGATGACATCGACAAGATGGATGTCAAGCTTGGGGATCTCAAGAACTTCCTTGCCGATGCTGACAGAAGGAACATCACAGACAAGAGCGTGCAAGAGTGGGTGGGCCAGCTCAAGCGTGCCATGTACGAAGCCGCCGACATACTCGACGTCTGTCAGCTCAAGGCCATGGAGCGTGGTTCATCCACTGTGGATGTCGGGTGCTTCAATCCCTTGCTCTTTTGCATGCGGAATCCCTCCCATGCCCACGACATCGCCACCCGCATCAAGGGTCTGAACAAGAGGCTCGACACCATCAAGGAGCGAAGCGCTGCTTTCAGCTTCATCAATCTTGGTTCATACGAGGACCGTAGCAGCAAGGTGCACGCTTCTCATTCTGGAAATACCAGACGTGAGACATCAGGGGAGTTCGATCGGTCGGGTATAGTCGGGGAGAAGATCGAAGAAGACACAAGAAAGCTGGTTGAGATCATGTTGACTGAAAAAGAGGGCAACGCCAACATCATGGTGGTTGCCATTGTTGGTGTCGGCGGCATAGGTAAGACCACTCTTGCCCAGAAGGTCTTCAATGACGAAACCGTGAAGGCCGAGTTTGATAACACAATATGGTTGAGCATCAACCAAGACTTCGACAGGGTTGAGCTGCTCAGGACAATCATCACCCTTGCTGGGGGAAAACACTGTGGTGAAAAAGCGTTGGCTGTGCTTCAGCCAATTCTCACTACTGCCCTGACAGGGAAGAAGCTATTGCTGGTGCTAGATGATGTGTGGAGTCACGAAGCATGGGGTGATGTGCTTGAAATACCCTTGGCTAATACTCTGGTTCGAGGTAGTAGGGTCCTCCTCACTACTAGAGATGAGAGAGTTGCTCGAGGGATGAAAGCTGTGCTTCCCTACCACCACGTGGACAAATTGAAGGAGGAGGATGCCTGGTCATTGCTCAAGAAACAG ATAGTCTCAAGTGTGACTGATATACATGAGATAGATATGCTCAAGGATATTGGCTTGCAAATTGTAGCAAAATGTGATGGCTTGCCTCTTGCTATCAAAGTAATGGGAGGACTCTTGTGTCAGAAGGATAATCAACACAGTGACTGGAAGATGGTTCTGGATGATTCTATATGGTCAGTATCTGGAATGCCCAAAGAGCTAAACCATGCAGTATATTTGAGCTATGAAGATTTACCTTCTTGCATCAAACAATGCTTTCTATGCTATTCCCTTCTCCCTAAAGCTGCAAAGTTTCTAAGAGAGGACATAATTGGCATGTGGATTAGTGAAGGATTTCTACATGGACCCTCAGACGACTTGGAAGAATTAGGAAGAAAGTACTATAAAGAGTTGATACAGAGGAACCTTATAGAGCCAGATTCAAAGTACATTGATCAACTATTTTGCAACATGCATGATGTCGTTCGCTCGTTTGCTCAATTTGTGGCTAGAGATGAGGCATTAGCAGCTCACAGTGGAGAAAGTAATATTGTTAGTAAACTTTGTGCACGTAAGTTTCTTCGGTTGTCGCTAGAAAGCAAAGCATCAGGATCAGATGGGTTAGACTGGAGTTCTTTACAAGCACAAGACACACTGAGAACACTAATTTCAGTTGGCCATATAAATATGAAGCCCGGTAATTCATTGGTTCATTTTCCATGTCTACGAACTCTGCATATAGAGTCTGCACATGCCGCGTTGGTTGAATCTTTGCATGAATTCAAGCACTTGAGGTACTTATCTTTAGAACGGTCAGATATCCGTAGGCTTCCAGAAAGCATTGGTAAAATGAAATTCTTGCAGTACATTAGCCTTAGAGGATGCCAACAATTTGTGGAACTTCCACATAGCATTGTAAACTTAGGACACCTAAGGTACCTTAACTTCCAGAAAACAAGTATAAATGGCATACCTAGGGGGTTCCGTGTTCTGACAAATTTGAGGAAAGTAAATGGATTTCCGGCCCGGGTGGATGGTGATTGGTGCAGTTTAGAAGAGTTGGGCCCTCTTTGTCGGCTCAAGTATCTTGAAATACAGGGGTTGGAGAATGTAACTGCTTCCTCGTTCTCAGCAAAGGCAAAGCTTGTTGAGAAGTTGCATCTTACCAACCTATGCTTAACCTGTGGTAGTAGATTGGGGGATGACGGGCTGATTGAAGAAGAGACCCAACAAATTGAGAAGGTGTTTGACGAACTCTGCCCTCCTCCCAGCTTAAATTTTCTTGCCATCGAAGGATATTTTGGCCGACGACACCCAAAGTGGATGATGTCATCATCAGATATGCCCCTCAAGAACTTGAGGATTCTGATGGCTGAAGATCTGGCTTCGTGCACACAACTTCCTGATGGCTTGTGTCAGCTTCCTTATTTGGAGTTCCTTCAGATTGACCGTGCCCCAGCCATCAAGCGTGTTGGACATGAATTCCTGCAGTCCTATCATCACCAGAATCCTCATCCTTCCAAGGCGGTGATTTCATTTCTGAGATTGCACACAATGAAGTTAATGGGCTTGGTGGAATGGGAGGAGTGGAAGTGGGAGGAGCAAGTTCAAGCCTTTCCTGCCCTGACTGAACTTATTCTGTTTGAATGCAATTTGAACCGTCTTCCTCCTGGCCTTGCCTCCCAGGCAAGGGCTTTGAAGGTATTATCCGTACAGCAGGTCAAGGGTCTCATCTCTCTAGAGAACATTGCTTCCCTGATCGAGCTGCAAGTAATTGAAAACTTCCACTTGGAGAGAATCACTAATCTCCCCAGACTGCAGAAGCTTACCATCACCCGCTGCCCAAAGTTGAAGGTGCTGGAGGGTGTTCCTGCACTACAGAGGCTCATGCTCGAGGACGACTACATGGAGACACTCCCAGAATACATGGGAAGTATAAACCCAAGACGTTTGGAGCTCTACTGCAGCCTGGCGCTGCTTGCTTCCATGGCAGTGGCACAATCTGGACTTGAGTGGGACAAGTTCAGCCATATTGAGCATGTCAAGGCATATGCACATGAAGGAGACAATCCAAGGAAATGGTATGCATTGTACACAACTAATCCCTACAACTTGGAGACAAATGTCAACAGCTCTGCTTTGATGTATAGAG GAACCTTATTTTCTTTGGAGGATGCGCAAACATTTGAGTCTGTCTTCAAAATGACAAGAAGAACTTTTAGGTATATCTGCAGCTTGGTGAGTCTGGAATTGAATTATATGACATGCTACACCTTTGCTGATGGGAGGGAGCTGTCTTTACAAGATCTAGTAGCCATTGTTCTCAGAAGGTTGTACTCTAGTGAGCCACCGGAGACAATAGGATCCACTGTTGGTGTGAACGAGTCAACCGTCTTGTTGGTAACTGAGAGCTTTGTTGctgtgttgtgcaatcgagcaaaGCATCACTTGCTTTGGCCAGACTCCAGTAGAATGTATAAGATCAAATCCATGTTTGACAAGATCCACAATATGAATAACTGCTGCGGTGTTATATGTACAACTCGCATCCCATTTGGACCAAACCGCGACAGTGAGTATTATTGCAGTGTTATAATGCAAGTCATCATTGATCCAGAGATGAGGTTCACAAACATTTGGTtggcatcgacaggtagcatgaatCCCTTCAGCATTTTACACAACTCTTCACTCTTCAATGAGTGCCAGAAGGGTGATTTGCTGAATGGCAACAAGCTGAAGGTAGCATTAGATGGATCAGAAGTAGGGGAATACATAATTGGTGATGTAGAATACCCTCTTCTCCCCTGGCTACTCACGCCTTACAAGGAAGAAGAGCTCTCCGACTCCAAGGTGGAGTTCAATAGGAGACACTCTGCAGCCACAACCTGCATGCTGAATAATGTACTGGCAAGGTTCAAAGGCACATGGAAGTACCTGCAAGAGGAGACATGGTGGCCGGTCAATCCGGACACTCTGAGTAACATAATCAATGCCTGCTGCATATTGCATAACATAGTCATAGATATGGAGGATGATGCAGCCATGCCAAGCTCTGAAGCTGAGGATTGGAGTTACCATCAGCAAGTGCGCCAGTTAGCAAATGAGGACGCTGTCAGGGCAAGGGATATGTTGTCGCAATTTTTCTTGGCCAGAATGTCATCCGAATTGGGAG TCGGCACAGTGGATGCAGAGGAGGACCATGAACTAGCTGCAACAGGCTCAGGGGACGAAAACAAGGAACAAGAAGCAGAGACAAAATCAGCAGAGGAAGAGAGGCAATGTTAG
- the LOC123143264 gene encoding disease resistance protein RGA2 isoform X2: MAMILDAFAYYVQNMLTEMVKEEVHMLLGVGDDIDKMDVKLGDLKNFLADADRRNITDKSVQEWVGQLKRAMYEAADILDVCQLKAMERGSSTVDVGCFNPLLFCMRNPSHAHDIATRIKGLNKRLDTIKERSAAFSFINLGSYEDRSSKVHASHSGNTRRETSGEFDRSGIVGEKIEEDTRKLVEIMLTEKEGNANIMVVAIVGVGGIGKTTLAQKVFNDETVKAEFDNTIWLSINQDFDRVELLRTIITLAGGKHCGEKALAVLQPILTTALTGKKLLLVLDDVWSHEAWGDVLEIPLANTLVRGSRVLLTTRDERVARGMKAVLPYHHVDKLKEEDAWSLLKKQIVSSVTDIHEIDMLKDIGLQIVAKCDGLPLAIKVMGGLLCQKDNQHSDWKMVLDDSIWSVSGMPKELNHAVYLSYEDLPSCIKQCFLCYSLLPKAAKFLREDIIGMWISEGFLHGPSDDLEELGRKYYKELIQRNLIEPDSKYIDQLFCNMHDVVRSFAQFVARDEALAAHSGESNIVSKLCARKFLRLSLESKASGSDGLDWSSLQAQDTLRTLISVGHINMKPGNSLVHFPCLRTLHIESAHAALVESLHEFKHLRYLSLERSDIRRLPESIGKMKFLQYISLRGCQQFVELPHSIVNLGHLRYLNFQKTSINGIPRGFRVLTNLRKVNGFPARVDGDWCSLEELGPLCRLKYLEIQGLENVTASSFSAKAKLVEKLHLTNLCLTCGSRLGDDGLIEEETQQIEKVFDELCPPPSLNFLAIEGYFGRRHPKWMMSSSDMPLKNLRILMAEDLASCTQLPDGLCQLPYLEFLQIDRAPAIKRVGHEFLQSYHHQNPHPSKAVISFLRLHTMKLMGLVEWEEWKWEEQVQAFPALTELILFECNLNRLPPGLASQARALKVLSVQQVKGLISLENIASLIELQVIENFHLERITNLPRLQKLTITRCPKLKVLEGVPALQRLMLEDDYMETLPEYMGSINPRRLELYCSLALLASMAVAQSGLEWDKFSHIEHVKAYAHEGDNPRKWYALYTTNPYNLETNVNSSALMYRGTLFSLEDAQTFESVFKMTRRTFRYICSLVSLELNYMTCYTFADGRELSLQDLVAIVLRRLYSSEPPETIGSTVGVNESTVLLVTESFVAVLCNRAKHHLLWPDSSRMYKIKSMFDKIHNMNNCCGVICTTRIPFGPNRDSEYYCSVIMQVIIDPEMRFTNIWLASTGSMNPFSILHNSSLFNECQKGDLLNGNKLKVALDGSEVGEYIIGDVEYPLLPWLLTPYKEEELSDSKVEFNRRHSAATTCMLNNVLARFKGTWKYLQEETWWPVNPDTLSNIINACCILHNIVIDMEDDAAMPSSEAEDWSYHQQVRQLANEDAVRARDMLSQFFLARMSSELGVDAEEDHELAATGSGDENKEQEAETKSAEEERQC, encoded by the exons atggCGATGATCCTAGATGCCTTTGCATACTATGTGCAAAATATGCTCACGGAGATGGTGAAGGAAGAAGTGCACATGCTGCTTGGAGTCGGAGATGACATCGACAAGATGGATGTCAAGCTTGGGGATCTCAAGAACTTCCTTGCCGATGCTGACAGAAGGAACATCACAGACAAGAGCGTGCAAGAGTGGGTGGGCCAGCTCAAGCGTGCCATGTACGAAGCCGCCGACATACTCGACGTCTGTCAGCTCAAGGCCATGGAGCGTGGTTCATCCACTGTGGATGTCGGGTGCTTCAATCCCTTGCTCTTTTGCATGCGGAATCCCTCCCATGCCCACGACATCGCCACCCGCATCAAGGGTCTGAACAAGAGGCTCGACACCATCAAGGAGCGAAGCGCTGCTTTCAGCTTCATCAATCTTGGTTCATACGAGGACCGTAGCAGCAAGGTGCACGCTTCTCATTCTGGAAATACCAGACGTGAGACATCAGGGGAGTTCGATCGGTCGGGTATAGTCGGGGAGAAGATCGAAGAAGACACAAGAAAGCTGGTTGAGATCATGTTGACTGAAAAAGAGGGCAACGCCAACATCATGGTGGTTGCCATTGTTGGTGTCGGCGGCATAGGTAAGACCACTCTTGCCCAGAAGGTCTTCAATGACGAAACCGTGAAGGCCGAGTTTGATAACACAATATGGTTGAGCATCAACCAAGACTTCGACAGGGTTGAGCTGCTCAGGACAATCATCACCCTTGCTGGGGGAAAACACTGTGGTGAAAAAGCGTTGGCTGTGCTTCAGCCAATTCTCACTACTGCCCTGACAGGGAAGAAGCTATTGCTGGTGCTAGATGATGTGTGGAGTCACGAAGCATGGGGTGATGTGCTTGAAATACCCTTGGCTAATACTCTGGTTCGAGGTAGTAGGGTCCTCCTCACTACTAGAGATGAGAGAGTTGCTCGAGGGATGAAAGCTGTGCTTCCCTACCACCACGTGGACAAATTGAAGGAGGAGGATGCCTGGTCATTGCTCAAGAAACAG ATAGTCTCAAGTGTGACTGATATACATGAGATAGATATGCTCAAGGATATTGGCTTGCAAATTGTAGCAAAATGTGATGGCTTGCCTCTTGCTATCAAAGTAATGGGAGGACTCTTGTGTCAGAAGGATAATCAACACAGTGACTGGAAGATGGTTCTGGATGATTCTATATGGTCAGTATCTGGAATGCCCAAAGAGCTAAACCATGCAGTATATTTGAGCTATGAAGATTTACCTTCTTGCATCAAACAATGCTTTCTATGCTATTCCCTTCTCCCTAAAGCTGCAAAGTTTCTAAGAGAGGACATAATTGGCATGTGGATTAGTGAAGGATTTCTACATGGACCCTCAGACGACTTGGAAGAATTAGGAAGAAAGTACTATAAAGAGTTGATACAGAGGAACCTTATAGAGCCAGATTCAAAGTACATTGATCAACTATTTTGCAACATGCATGATGTCGTTCGCTCGTTTGCTCAATTTGTGGCTAGAGATGAGGCATTAGCAGCTCACAGTGGAGAAAGTAATATTGTTAGTAAACTTTGTGCACGTAAGTTTCTTCGGTTGTCGCTAGAAAGCAAAGCATCAGGATCAGATGGGTTAGACTGGAGTTCTTTACAAGCACAAGACACACTGAGAACACTAATTTCAGTTGGCCATATAAATATGAAGCCCGGTAATTCATTGGTTCATTTTCCATGTCTACGAACTCTGCATATAGAGTCTGCACATGCCGCGTTGGTTGAATCTTTGCATGAATTCAAGCACTTGAGGTACTTATCTTTAGAACGGTCAGATATCCGTAGGCTTCCAGAAAGCATTGGTAAAATGAAATTCTTGCAGTACATTAGCCTTAGAGGATGCCAACAATTTGTGGAACTTCCACATAGCATTGTAAACTTAGGACACCTAAGGTACCTTAACTTCCAGAAAACAAGTATAAATGGCATACCTAGGGGGTTCCGTGTTCTGACAAATTTGAGGAAAGTAAATGGATTTCCGGCCCGGGTGGATGGTGATTGGTGCAGTTTAGAAGAGTTGGGCCCTCTTTGTCGGCTCAAGTATCTTGAAATACAGGGGTTGGAGAATGTAACTGCTTCCTCGTTCTCAGCAAAGGCAAAGCTTGTTGAGAAGTTGCATCTTACCAACCTATGCTTAACCTGTGGTAGTAGATTGGGGGATGACGGGCTGATTGAAGAAGAGACCCAACAAATTGAGAAGGTGTTTGACGAACTCTGCCCTCCTCCCAGCTTAAATTTTCTTGCCATCGAAGGATATTTTGGCCGACGACACCCAAAGTGGATGATGTCATCATCAGATATGCCCCTCAAGAACTTGAGGATTCTGATGGCTGAAGATCTGGCTTCGTGCACACAACTTCCTGATGGCTTGTGTCAGCTTCCTTATTTGGAGTTCCTTCAGATTGACCGTGCCCCAGCCATCAAGCGTGTTGGACATGAATTCCTGCAGTCCTATCATCACCAGAATCCTCATCCTTCCAAGGCGGTGATTTCATTTCTGAGATTGCACACAATGAAGTTAATGGGCTTGGTGGAATGGGAGGAGTGGAAGTGGGAGGAGCAAGTTCAAGCCTTTCCTGCCCTGACTGAACTTATTCTGTTTGAATGCAATTTGAACCGTCTTCCTCCTGGCCTTGCCTCCCAGGCAAGGGCTTTGAAGGTATTATCCGTACAGCAGGTCAAGGGTCTCATCTCTCTAGAGAACATTGCTTCCCTGATCGAGCTGCAAGTAATTGAAAACTTCCACTTGGAGAGAATCACTAATCTCCCCAGACTGCAGAAGCTTACCATCACCCGCTGCCCAAAGTTGAAGGTGCTGGAGGGTGTTCCTGCACTACAGAGGCTCATGCTCGAGGACGACTACATGGAGACACTCCCAGAATACATGGGAAGTATAAACCCAAGACGTTTGGAGCTCTACTGCAGCCTGGCGCTGCTTGCTTCCATGGCAGTGGCACAATCTGGACTTGAGTGGGACAAGTTCAGCCATATTGAGCATGTCAAGGCATATGCACATGAAGGAGACAATCCAAGGAAATGGTATGCATTGTACACAACTAATCCCTACAACTTGGAGACAAATGTCAACAGCTCTGCTTTGATGTATAGAG GAACCTTATTTTCTTTGGAGGATGCGCAAACATTTGAGTCTGTCTTCAAAATGACAAGAAGAACTTTTAGGTATATCTGCAGCTTGGTGAGTCTGGAATTGAATTATATGACATGCTACACCTTTGCTGATGGGAGGGAGCTGTCTTTACAAGATCTAGTAGCCATTGTTCTCAGAAGGTTGTACTCTAGTGAGCCACCGGAGACAATAGGATCCACTGTTGGTGTGAACGAGTCAACCGTCTTGTTGGTAACTGAGAGCTTTGTTGctgtgttgtgcaatcgagcaaaGCATCACTTGCTTTGGCCAGACTCCAGTAGAATGTATAAGATCAAATCCATGTTTGACAAGATCCACAATATGAATAACTGCTGCGGTGTTATATGTACAACTCGCATCCCATTTGGACCAAACCGCGACAGTGAGTATTATTGCAGTGTTATAATGCAAGTCATCATTGATCCAGAGATGAGGTTCACAAACATTTGGTtggcatcgacaggtagcatgaatCCCTTCAGCATTTTACACAACTCTTCACTCTTCAATGAGTGCCAGAAGGGTGATTTGCTGAATGGCAACAAGCTGAAGGTAGCATTAGATGGATCAGAAGTAGGGGAATACATAATTGGTGATGTAGAATACCCTCTTCTCCCCTGGCTACTCACGCCTTACAAGGAAGAAGAGCTCTCCGACTCCAAGGTGGAGTTCAATAGGAGACACTCTGCAGCCACAACCTGCATGCTGAATAATGTACTGGCAAGGTTCAAAGGCACATGGAAGTACCTGCAAGAGGAGACATGGTGGCCGGTCAATCCGGACACTCTGAGTAACATAATCAATGCCTGCTGCATATTGCATAACATAGTCATAGATATGGAGGATGATGCAGCCATGCCAAGCTCTGAAGCTGAGGATTGGAGTTACCATCAGCAAGTGCGCCAGTTAGCAAATGAGGACGCTGTCAGGGCAAGGGATATGTTGTCGCAATTTTTCTTGGCCAGAATGTCATCCGAATTGGGAG TGGATGCAGAGGAGGACCATGAACTAGCTGCAACAGGCTCAGGGGACGAAAACAAGGAACAAGAAGCAGAGACAAAATCAGCAGAGGAAGAGAGGCAATGTTAG